A region from the Halobellus litoreus genome encodes:
- the cofC gene encoding 2-phospho-L-lactate guanylyltransferase: MRVLVPFANDEPKSRLAPVLSAAERREFSVAMLCDVVDAIERVGYDPELLVPEPLDCRAEGADSAAAADVGERLGSLPATVDDRPLSAAVNAALDERTGAGVEQAVVMADLALATPTALRRLFAAGGDVAVAPGRGGGTNALVVRDSGFSVDYHGASYRDHRRIAAEAGLSVAVVDSMRLATDVDEPSDLLEVLLHGDGRARQWLIDAGFAVDDEDDGRVGVRRS; encoded by the coding sequence ATGCGCGTCCTCGTACCCTTCGCGAACGACGAACCGAAGAGCCGTCTCGCGCCCGTTCTCTCGGCCGCCGAACGCCGCGAGTTCTCGGTGGCGATGCTGTGTGACGTCGTCGACGCCATCGAGCGCGTCGGCTACGACCCCGAACTGCTCGTCCCAGAACCGCTCGATTGCCGCGCGGAAGGCGCGGACTCCGCCGCCGCCGCCGACGTCGGAGAACGGCTCGGGTCGCTTCCCGCGACGGTGGACGACCGACCGCTTTCGGCCGCCGTGAACGCCGCGCTCGACGAGCGAACGGGCGCAGGAGTCGAGCAGGCGGTCGTGATGGCGGACCTCGCGCTCGCGACGCCGACGGCGCTCCGACGGCTGTTCGCCGCCGGCGGCGACGTGGCCGTCGCGCCGGGACGCGGCGGCGGCACGAACGCCCTCGTAGTTCGAGATTCCGGTTTCTCTGTCGACTATCACGGCGCGTCGTACCGCGATCACCGCCGAATCGCGGCCGAGGCGGGACTGTCCGTGGCTGTCGTCGACTCGATGCGACTGGCGACCGACGTCGACGAGCCGTCGGACCTCCTCGAAGTGCTGTTACACGGCGACGGACGGGCGCGGCAGTGGCTGATCGACGCCGGGTTCGCTGTCGACGACGAAGACGACGGGCGGGTCGGCGTCCGTCGATCGTAA
- a CDS encoding metal-dependent hydrolase: protein MMVTTHVAAGLLLAVPVAAATPHFAVPAAAGAVLGGVVPDLDLLAGVHRKSLHFPVYYSVVGVAVGVAAVFVPSPVTVAAALFFLAAGLHSVSDWFGAGEELRPWERTSDRAVYLHPRRRWLRPRYVVRYDGAPEDLLLTIGLAIPAAATFDGWLRALVVAGVLLAAVYTLFRKRVPEWLGV from the coding sequence ATGATGGTCACCACGCACGTGGCCGCCGGCCTCCTCCTCGCGGTGCCGGTGGCGGCGGCCACGCCCCACTTCGCCGTGCCCGCGGCAGCGGGTGCCGTCCTCGGCGGCGTCGTTCCCGACCTCGATCTCCTCGCGGGCGTCCACCGCAAGAGCCTCCACTTTCCGGTGTATTACTCGGTCGTCGGCGTCGCCGTCGGCGTCGCCGCGGTGTTCGTCCCCTCCCCGGTCACCGTCGCCGCCGCGCTCTTCTTCCTCGCGGCGGGGCTACACTCGGTCTCGGATTGGTTCGGCGCGGGCGAGGAACTCCGCCCCTGGGAGCGGACGTCGGACCGCGCGGTGTACCTCCACCCCCGCCGCCGGTGGCTTCGCCCGCGATACGTCGTTCGCTACGACGGCGCACCTGAGGACCTCCTCCTCACGATCGGACTCGCGATCCCCGCGGCGGCGACGTTCGACGGCTGGCTCCGGGCGCTCGTCGTCGCCGGCGTCCTGCTCGCGGCGGTGTACACGCTCTTCCGGAAACGAGTGCCCGAGTGGCTCGGCGTCTGA
- the tmk gene encoding dTMP kinase, which translates to MLLTLEGLDGSGKTTAWEALADEYSEAVFTREPTDSWYGDAVERSMHDDDADPLAELFLFTADHADHLSRVVRPALAEGNLVVSDRYTDSRFAYQAASLSESYLSGARDPLEYIQEIHGAFSHPPDATIYLDVDPETAADRAGATNKFERAAYLERVRENYERLIDGDPDRFVRVDATRPLTEVVDVVGDEFERLVDERRS; encoded by the coding sequence ATGCTCCTCACGCTTGAGGGACTGGACGGCAGCGGCAAGACCACCGCCTGGGAGGCGCTCGCAGACGAGTACTCGGAGGCGGTGTTCACCCGCGAGCCGACCGACTCGTGGTACGGCGACGCCGTCGAGCGCTCGATGCACGACGACGACGCCGACCCGCTCGCCGAACTCTTCCTGTTCACCGCCGACCACGCCGACCACCTCTCGCGCGTCGTGCGGCCGGCGCTCGCCGAGGGGAACCTGGTCGTCTCCGACCGCTACACCGACTCGCGGTTCGCCTACCAGGCGGCGTCGCTCTCGGAGTCGTATCTCAGCGGCGCGCGGGACCCGCTCGAATACATCCAAGAGATTCACGGGGCCTTCTCGCACCCGCCGGACGCGACGATCTACCTCGACGTCGACCCGGAGACGGCAGCCGACAGAGCTGGCGCGACCAACAAGTTCGAGCGCGCGGCGTACCTCGAACGCGTCCGAGAGAACTACGAACGGCTCATCGACGGCGATCCCGACCGCTTCGTCCGCGTCGACGCCACGCGGCCGCTCACCGAGGTCGTCGACGTCGTCGGCGACGAGTTCGAGCGGCTCGTCGACGAACGGCGGTCGTGA
- a CDS encoding potassium channel family protein: MRFVIIGAGRVGLRTGRVLRDEGHQITFVEQDRDRVERAREAGFEVVHGDGSLETVLAEAGIEDADGLGALTSDLNVNFAACSIAKHHRTWTVLRVDEDYREEVYEKYADEVDEVVYPERLGAIGAKNALLGGSIRAIADVAQNLQVVLMTVTEQSPMRGYTIEEVALPGDSRIVAFGKADRPMGLPLSDDSLEVGDRLAVLADFDVLEEVRQLIVGETLAPDPEEGAA, from the coding sequence ATGCGGTTCGTTATCATTGGTGCAGGTCGCGTCGGGCTCCGGACCGGTCGGGTCCTGAGAGACGAGGGGCACCAGATCACGTTCGTCGAGCAGGACCGCGATCGGGTGGAACGCGCTCGGGAGGCCGGGTTCGAGGTGGTCCACGGCGACGGCTCCCTGGAGACGGTCCTCGCGGAGGCCGGTATCGAGGACGCCGACGGTCTGGGGGCGCTCACGAGCGACCTGAACGTGAACTTCGCCGCGTGTTCGATCGCCAAGCACCACCGGACGTGGACGGTGCTCCGCGTCGACGAGGACTACCGCGAGGAGGTCTACGAGAAGTACGCCGACGAGGTCGACGAGGTTGTCTACCCCGAACGGTTGGGTGCGATCGGCGCGAAGAACGCGCTCCTCGGCGGGTCGATACGCGCGATCGCGGACGTCGCCCAGAACCTCCAGGTGGTGCTGATGACCGTCACCGAGCAGTCGCCGATGCGCGGCTACACGATCGAGGAGGTCGCACTCCCGGGCGACTCCCGGATCGTCGCGTTCGGGAAAGCCGACAGGCCGATGGGGCTGCCGCTGTCGGACGACTCCCTCGAGGTCGGTGACCGCCTCGCCGTCCTCGCCGACTTCGACGTCCTCGAGGAGGTCAGACAGCTCATCGTCGGCGAGACGCTGGCTCCGGACCCCGAGGAGGGTGCGGCCTGA
- the cofG gene encoding 7,8-didemethyl-8-hydroxy-5-deazariboflavin synthase subunit CofG translates to MFPAAEEYGVDVEIEQSAVDDLLTVTPNDVDAAAELTFSRNVFLPLTTACRYTCTYCTYYDVPGEATVLAPDEVRERLRVGADAGCTEALFTFGDEPDDRYTAIDDQLADWGYDDVLGYLRDCCEMALEEGLLPHSNPGDLTEADFERLAPVNASMGVMLETTADVRAHSGTRRKTPGQRLNTIRAAGEVGVPFTTGILVGIGETWRDRAESLLAIRALHERYDHVQEVIVQNVVPNERSDFERPSVETMRRVVAMARAALPAEVSVQVPPNLSPTRDLLDCGVDDLGGVSPVTDDYINPEYAWPALRELEALADDAGAPLHERLPVYDRFLPAELRRADFEGRAAEGTWLSAPIADAIDADGVHGERFRRVANRDGTIRDARSEAAGRVPSE, encoded by the coding sequence ATGTTCCCCGCGGCCGAGGAGTACGGCGTCGACGTCGAAATCGAGCAGTCGGCCGTCGACGACCTGCTCACGGTGACACCCAACGACGTTGACGCCGCGGCCGAACTCACCTTCTCGCGGAACGTCTTCCTGCCGCTGACGACGGCCTGTCGGTACACCTGCACGTACTGCACCTACTACGACGTGCCGGGCGAAGCGACGGTGCTCGCTCCCGACGAGGTCAGAGAACGCCTCCGAGTCGGCGCGGACGCCGGCTGCACGGAGGCGCTTTTCACCTTCGGCGACGAACCCGACGACCGCTACACGGCGATCGACGACCAACTGGCCGACTGGGGGTACGACGACGTGCTCGGCTACCTCCGGGACTGCTGTGAGATGGCGCTCGAAGAGGGACTGCTCCCGCACTCGAACCCCGGAGACTTGACCGAAGCCGATTTCGAGCGACTCGCGCCGGTGAACGCGAGTATGGGCGTGATGTTGGAGACGACCGCGGACGTTCGCGCGCACTCGGGGACGCGCCGGAAGACCCCGGGCCAGCGGTTGAACACGATCCGAGCGGCCGGTGAGGTCGGCGTCCCGTTTACCACCGGCATCCTCGTCGGCATCGGCGAGACGTGGCGCGACCGCGCGGAGAGCCTGCTCGCGATCCGCGCGCTCCACGAGCGCTACGACCACGTCCAGGAGGTCATCGTCCAGAACGTCGTGCCCAACGAGCGCTCCGACTTCGAGCGACCGTCAGTCGAGACGATGCGGCGGGTCGTCGCGATGGCCCGCGCGGCGCTCCCCGCGGAGGTGTCGGTACAGGTGCCGCCGAACCTCTCGCCGACGCGGGACCTGCTGGACTGCGGCGTCGACGACCTCGGCGGCGTCTCCCCCGTCACCGACGATTACATCAACCCCGAGTACGCCTGGCCCGCGCTCAGGGAACTGGAGGCGTTGGCCGACGACGCCGGCGCGCCGCTGCACGAGCGACTGCCGGTGTACGATCGGTTTCTCCCGGCCGAACTCCGACGCGCGGACTTCGAGGGGCGAGCGGCCGAGGGCACGTGGTTGTCCGCCCCGATCGCCGACGCGATCGACGCCGACGGCGTCCACGGCGAACGGTTTCGCCGGGTCGCGAACAGAGACGGGACGATTCGCGACGCACGCAGCGAGGCGGCCGGTCGCGTGCCGAGCGAGTAG
- a CDS encoding metal ABC transporter permease — translation MSGSALLTGDALASSADAHVPLAISFDRAVDLVLDDVWGAALDLLAAATGIEILASPFMQRAYLAAVCIAVIGPLVGSFLVHREMAMIGDTLAHSAFAGVAAGLFVNGVFALTIPPLVTALVVAAAAALAVQALVDHAGTYRDTSLAIVLTGSFAVGSVLVTATDGGIAVGINAYLFGSLATVSRVNAAVLLAMSVAVGGVVAVAYRPLVYVTFDEVGARAAGLGVTRYTQLLAVLTAVVVVAAMQIMGVILVAAMLVIPVAAATPVRGFKRSIAAAVGAGLLATVAGVTLSYWYDVAAGGTIVLVAIGVYGVAKAAVRVRRGNQTRKAGASSRTDVVDSGSSGTAESEATDAADSEGF, via the coding sequence ATGTCCGGATCCGCACTTCTCACCGGCGACGCGCTCGCGAGTTCCGCAGACGCGCACGTCCCGCTCGCGATCTCCTTCGACCGAGCGGTCGACCTCGTCCTCGACGACGTCTGGGGAGCGGCGCTGGACCTGCTCGCCGCGGCGACCGGAATCGAGATCCTCGCCTCGCCGTTCATGCAGCGGGCCTACCTGGCGGCGGTCTGCATCGCCGTCATCGGGCCGCTCGTCGGGAGCTTCCTGGTCCACCGCGAGATGGCGATGATCGGCGACACGCTGGCGCACTCGGCGTTCGCCGGCGTCGCGGCCGGCCTGTTCGTCAACGGCGTCTTCGCGCTGACGATCCCGCCGCTCGTGACCGCGCTCGTCGTCGCTGCCGCCGCCGCGCTGGCCGTTCAGGCGCTCGTCGATCACGCCGGCACGTACCGAGACACGTCGCTCGCGATCGTCCTGACCGGCTCGTTCGCGGTCGGGAGCGTGCTCGTGACGGCGACCGACGGCGGGATCGCGGTCGGCATCAACGCGTACCTCTTCGGGTCCCTCGCGACCGTCTCCAGGGTGAACGCCGCGGTACTGTTGGCGATGAGCGTCGCCGTCGGCGGCGTCGTCGCCGTCGCCTACCGCCCGCTCGTCTACGTGACGTTCGACGAGGTCGGCGCTCGGGCCGCCGGCCTCGGCGTCACCCGCTACACCCAGTTGCTCGCGGTCCTGACCGCCGTCGTCGTCGTCGCCGCGATGCAGATCATGGGCGTCATCCTCGTCGCCGCGATGCTCGTGATCCCGGTCGCCGCGGCGACGCCGGTCCGCGGGTTCAAGCGCTCGATCGCCGCGGCGGTCGGGGCCGGGCTCCTCGCGACGGTCGCCGGCGTCACGCTGTCGTACTGGTACGACGTCGCCGCCGGGGGCACGATCGTCCTCGTCGCGATCGGCGTCTACGGGGTCGCGAAGGCCGCGGTGCGGGTTCGTCGCGGTAATCAGACGCGCAAGGCCGGGGCGTCGTCGCGGACGGACGTCGTCGATAGCGGGTCGTCGGGGACGGCGGAATCGGAGGCGACCGACGCCGCCGACTCCGAGGGGTTTTAA
- a CDS encoding Lrp/AsnC family transcriptional regulator yields the protein MVTAYVMVKAATGDVDRLKSEMSAIDGGVESVSVVAGDVDYIVKVRVDSPADVKDIATTIHEMGDIEDTQTYIAMD from the coding sequence ATGGTCACCGCCTACGTGATGGTGAAGGCCGCGACCGGCGACGTCGACCGGCTGAAGTCGGAGATGTCGGCCATCGACGGCGGCGTCGAGTCGGTCAGCGTCGTCGCGGGCGACGTCGACTACATCGTGAAGGTACGCGTCGACAGTCCGGCCGACGTCAAGGACATCGCCACGACGATCCACGAGATGGGCGACATCGAGGACACCCAGACGTACATCGCGATGGACTGA
- a CDS encoding tubulin/FtsZ family protein, which produces MKLAMIGFGQAGGKIVDKFVEYDKRHDSGIVRAAVAVNTAKADLMGLEHIPKDQRVLIGQSRVKGHGVGADNELGAEVAEEDIDEVQGAIDSIPVHEIDAFLVVAGLGGGTGSGGSPVLAKHLQRIYTEPVYGLGVLPGSDEGGIYTLNAARSFQTFVREVDNLLVFDNDAWRKTGESVQGGYDEINEEIVTRFGVLFGAGEIGQGGEVAESVVDSSEIINTLAGGGVSTVGYASESVENDSSGGGLLSRITGGNEETELDTAHTTNRITSLVRKAALGRLTLPCEIEGAERALLVMAGPSQHLNRKGIERGRKWIEEQTGSMEVRGGDYPIRDSGKVASVILLSGVTNVPRIKELQQVAIEAQENIDDIREESEDNLENLVNDDEDELESLF; this is translated from the coding sequence ATGAAGCTTGCAATGATCGGTTTCGGGCAGGCCGGGGGAAAGATCGTCGACAAATTCGTCGAATACGACAAACGCCACGACTCGGGGATCGTCCGCGCGGCAGTGGCGGTCAACACGGCGAAGGCAGACCTGATGGGATTGGAACATATCCCGAAGGACCAGCGGGTCCTCATCGGTCAGTCTCGCGTGAAGGGCCACGGCGTCGGGGCCGACAACGAACTCGGCGCCGAGGTGGCCGAAGAAGACATCGACGAGGTCCAAGGGGCGATCGACAGCATCCCGGTTCACGAGATCGACGCGTTCCTGGTCGTCGCCGGCCTCGGCGGCGGTACCGGGAGCGGCGGTTCGCCCGTGCTCGCGAAACACCTTCAGCGGATCTACACGGAGCCGGTGTACGGACTGGGGGTCCTGCCGGGGAGCGACGAGGGCGGCATCTACACGCTGAACGCCGCGCGGTCGTTCCAGACGTTCGTTCGGGAGGTCGACAACCTCCTCGTCTTCGACAACGACGCCTGGCGGAAGACCGGCGAGTCGGTGCAGGGTGGCTACGACGAGATCAACGAGGAGATCGTCACCCGCTTCGGCGTCCTGTTCGGTGCGGGTGAGATCGGTCAGGGCGGCGAGGTCGCAGAGAGCGTCGTCGACTCCTCGGAGATCATCAACACGCTCGCCGGCGGCGGCGTCTCGACGGTCGGATACGCGTCCGAAAGCGTCGAAAACGACTCCTCCGGCGGCGGCCTGCTCTCGCGCATCACCGGCGGTAACGAGGAAACCGAACTCGACACCGCCCACACGACCAACCGGATCACCTCGCTCGTCCGCAAGGCCGCGCTCGGCCGACTCACGCTCCCCTGTGAAATCGAAGGAGCCGAACGCGCGCTGCTCGTGATGGCCGGGCCCTCCCAGCATCTCAACCGGAAGGGAATAGAGCGCGGTCGCAAGTGGATCGAAGAGCAGACCGGGAGTATGGAAGTCCGCGGCGGCGACTACCCGATCAGGGACTCCGGGAAGGTTGCGTCCGTCATTCTCCTCTCTGGCGTGACGAACGTGCCCCGGATCAAGGAGCTACAGCAGGTCGCCATCGAGGCGCAAGAGAACATCGACGACATCCGAGAGGAGAGCGAAGACAATCTGGAGAACCTAGTAAACGATGACGAAGACGAGCTGGAGTCGCTTTTCTAA
- a CDS encoding Lrp/AsnC ligand binding domain-containing protein, with translation MVRAYIMVKTGPGKSEQLVDSIRGLADVAEAHVVAGAYDIIAETDAEEVYDLLNASSSGIQGLTGVTDTKTYIAMD, from the coding sequence ATGGTTCGCGCATACATTATGGTGAAAACCGGGCCGGGGAAGTCAGAGCAACTCGTCGACTCCATCCGCGGGCTCGCGGACGTCGCCGAGGCGCACGTCGTCGCCGGCGCGTACGACATCATCGCCGAGACCGACGCCGAGGAGGTGTACGACCTCCTCAACGCGTCGTCGAGCGGAATCCAGGGGCTGACCGGCGTCACCGACACGAAAACGTACATCGCGATGGACTGA
- a CDS encoding tubulin/FtsZ family protein translates to MKIALLGVGQAGGKVADAILDYEAASRTDFVTDAVAINSARADLLGLRRIPAERRVLIGQSRVKGHGCGADNELGVTVAEEDIDEIRGAVDDLPVHEVDAFLVVAGLGGGTGSGASPVIARELSRLYTEPVYGLGVLPGSDEGGIYTLNAARSFQTFVREVDNLLVFDNDAWRRSGESLQGGYASINEEIARRLGVLLSAGEVSEPPVPESVVDASEIINTLAGGGVTTIGYANSRLDRPPRGLFGRREQDPDETDVVNRITATVRRATLGNLTLPANVKSTERALVVVSGPPKYLSRKGVEGSRRWLEEETGTMEVRGGDYPVPDSDYVSALVVLSGVTDVPRIKELQQIGAETQRNLAERAAQRPEALRDLVWDGDGEIDPLF, encoded by the coding sequence ATGAAGATCGCACTTCTGGGCGTCGGGCAGGCGGGCGGGAAGGTCGCCGACGCAATCCTGGACTACGAGGCGGCCAGTCGGACCGACTTCGTCACCGACGCCGTCGCCATCAACTCCGCGCGAGCCGACTTGCTCGGACTCAGGCGGATTCCCGCTGAGAGGCGCGTGCTCATCGGTCAATCGCGCGTGAAAGGGCACGGGTGCGGGGCCGACAACGAACTGGGGGTGACCGTCGCCGAGGAGGACATCGACGAGATTCGAGGGGCCGTCGACGACCTTCCGGTCCACGAGGTCGACGCGTTCCTGGTCGTCGCCGGCCTCGGCGGCGGGACGGGGTCGGGGGCCAGCCCGGTCATCGCCCGCGAACTTTCGCGGCTCTACACGGAGCCGGTGTACGGACTGGGGGTCCTGCCGGGGAGCGACGAGGGCGGTATCTACACGCTGAACGCCGCGCGGTCGTTCCAGACGTTCGTTCGGGAGGTCGACAACCTCCTCGTCTTCGACAACGACGCCTGGCGGCGCTCGGGCGAGAGCCTCCAGGGCGGCTACGCGAGCATCAACGAAGAGATCGCCAGACGCCTCGGCGTGCTCCTCAGCGCCGGCGAGGTGTCGGAGCCGCCGGTTCCCGAATCGGTCGTCGACGCCTCCGAGATCATCAACACGCTCGCCGGCGGCGGCGTGACGACGATCGGGTACGCCAACTCCCGACTCGACCGACCGCCTCGTGGCCTCTTCGGCCGGAGGGAGCAGGACCCCGACGAGACCGACGTGGTGAACCGGATCACAGCCACCGTCCGGCGGGCGACGCTCGGGAACCTGACGCTCCCGGCGAACGTCAAGAGCACCGAGCGCGCGCTCGTCGTCGTCAGCGGTCCGCCGAAGTATCTCAGCCGGAAGGGAGTCGAGGGCTCGCGGCGGTGGCTCGAAGAGGAGACCGGCACGATGGAGGTCCGCGGCGGCGACTACCCGGTCCCCGACTCCGATTACGTCTCGGCGCTCGTGGTCCTCTCGGGCGTCACGGACGTGCCGCGGATCAAGGAACTGCAGCAGATCGGCGCGGAGACGCAGCGGAACCTCGCCGAGCGCGCGGCGCAGCGACCCGAGGCGCTTCGAGACCTCGTGTGGGACGGCGACGGCGAGATCGACCCGCTGTTTTAG
- a CDS encoding complex I NDUFA9 subunit family protein, with the protein MKVLVVGGSGFIGTNLCAELKRRGHDVTALSRSPSSDDLPKGVNKVMGNVREYGSIREAFEGKDAVFNLVALSPLFKPSGGDKMHDEIHRKGTEHVVRAAEKHEVDRFVQMSALGADPDGPTAYIRSKGAAEEIVTESVLDYTIFRPSVVFGEGGEFVSFTKLLAPPYVSALPGGGKTRFQPIWVGDLAPMLADAIEDEKHVGQIYEIGGPDKLTLAEIARLIHDSDGRSTTVVPVPMGLAKIGLSIGGLVPGFPMGKDQYRSLQFDNVTDDNDVDAFGVGVGELTTLKAYLNGRAGDVGGGSAAATSD; encoded by the coding sequence ATGAAAGTACTTGTCGTCGGCGGAAGCGGGTTTATCGGAACCAACCTCTGTGCCGAACTGAAGCGCCGGGGACACGACGTGACGGCGCTTTCGCGGAGCCCGAGCAGCGACGACTTACCCAAAGGCGTCAATAAAGTGATGGGAAACGTCAGGGAGTACGGATCCATCCGCGAGGCGTTCGAGGGGAAAGACGCCGTGTTCAACCTCGTCGCGCTCTCCCCGCTCTTCAAACCGAGCGGCGGCGACAAGATGCACGACGAGATCCACCGGAAAGGAACCGAACACGTCGTCCGCGCCGCGGAAAAGCACGAGGTCGACCGGTTCGTTCAGATGAGCGCGCTGGGGGCCGATCCGGACGGGCCGACGGCGTACATCCGCTCGAAGGGTGCGGCCGAGGAGATCGTCACCGAGTCAGTCCTCGACTACACGATCTTCCGTCCCTCGGTGGTCTTCGGCGAGGGCGGCGAGTTCGTCTCCTTCACGAAACTGCTCGCTCCGCCGTACGTCAGCGCGCTTCCCGGCGGCGGGAAGACCCGTTTCCAGCCGATCTGGGTCGGCGACCTCGCGCCGATGCTGGCGGACGCGATCGAAGACGAGAAACACGTCGGACAGATCTACGAGATCGGCGGCCCCGACAAGCTCACCCTGGCGGAGATCGCGCGGTTGATCCACGATTCCGACGGCCGGTCGACGACGGTCGTCCCGGTGCCGATGGGGCTGGCCAAGATCGGACTCAGCATCGGCGGCCTCGTTCCGGGGTTCCCGATGGGCAAAGACCAGTATCGATCGCTGCAGTTCGACAACGTGACTGACGACAACGACGTCGACGCCTTCGGTGTTGGCGTGGGTGAACTGACGACGTTAAAGGCCTACCTGAACGGCCGAGCCGGCGACGTGGGGGGCGGAAGCGCGGCGGCGACGTCTGATTGA
- a CDS encoding metal ABC transporter ATP-binding protein, giving the protein MAAIEVQDLTFGYSGRSVIEGVSFEVEEGAFLGLVGPNGSGKTTLLELMIGLRRPDSGTVSLFGEPASEFGDGERVGYVPQDVANADEAMPITVSEVVRMGRYPRRLVGRFSEADRRAVDDAMARVGIADLADRRVGRLSGGQRQRVFIARALAGEADLLALDEPTTGVDAESRESFYELLHELNDEGITVVLIEHDIGVVTTHATEIACLNRELYFHGSPESFVETDALADAYGGRQHVVHHDH; this is encoded by the coding sequence ATGGCCGCGATCGAAGTCCAGGACCTCACGTTCGGGTACTCGGGACGGTCGGTAATCGAAGGCGTCTCGTTCGAGGTCGAGGAGGGCGCGTTCCTGGGACTGGTCGGGCCGAACGGATCGGGGAAGACGACGCTTCTGGAACTGATGATCGGGCTCCGGCGACCCGACAGTGGAACCGTGTCGCTGTTCGGCGAGCCCGCCAGCGAGTTCGGCGACGGCGAGCGGGTCGGTTACGTGCCACAGGACGTGGCGAACGCCGACGAGGCGATGCCGATCACCGTCTCGGAGGTCGTCCGGATGGGGCGGTACCCGCGTCGACTCGTCGGTCGGTTCTCCGAGGCGGATCGCCGCGCCGTCGACGACGCGATGGCGCGGGTCGGGATCGCTGACCTGGCGGACCGACGCGTCGGCCGCCTCTCGGGCGGCCAGCGTCAACGCGTGTTCATCGCCCGCGCACTCGCCGGGGAGGCCGACCTCCTGGCGCTCGACGAACCGACCACCGGCGTCGACGCCGAGTCCCGCGAGTCGTTCTACGAACTGCTCCACGAACTGAACGACGAGGGGATCACGGTCGTCCTGATCGAACACGACATCGGCGTCGTCACGACCCACGCCACCGAGATCGCGTGTCTCAACCGCGAGCTCTACTTCCACGGCAGCCCCGAATCGTTCGTCGAGACCGACGCCTTAGCCGACGCCTACGGCGGGAGACAGCACGTCGTCCACCACGATCACTGA
- a CDS encoding metal ABC transporter substrate-binding protein: METTRRQLLVTAAGVAAVGASAGCVGGATNGDGSESGRATAQSPFFVFGDVAANVAADAAATELLVPVGQHGHGWEPGPRVREAVHDAALFVHGPVGFQPWVDDILGDLDDDGSDVATVDVASGVELLPADDSHDHSDQHEHGTDHHDEHTTDHHDEHTTDHHDEHTTDHHDEDQHEHDRGTDPHFWMDPLRLGAAIENVRDALSRVDPDNAETYAENAASFRADVDDLHGRLESTVAEASKGVVLVAGHNALRYFGERYGVEIEALTNVSPDDRPTPRDIERAQTVVDRHDLRYVCADPLESQRAAEQLVAETDAEAVLPLTSMPGLTDEWEAEEWGYLDVMRNVNLPTLERALEA, encoded by the coding sequence ATGGAGACAACCAGACGCCAACTGCTCGTGACGGCGGCAGGGGTAGCCGCGGTGGGTGCAAGCGCCGGATGCGTCGGCGGAGCGACGAACGGCGACGGCTCGGAGTCCGGACGGGCCACCGCGCAGTCCCCGTTTTTCGTGTTCGGTGACGTGGCGGCGAACGTCGCGGCCGACGCCGCGGCGACCGAACTGCTCGTTCCGGTCGGACAGCACGGACACGGGTGGGAGCCCGGGCCGCGGGTTCGCGAAGCGGTCCACGACGCGGCGCTGTTCGTCCACGGGCCGGTCGGCTTCCAGCCGTGGGTCGACGACATCCTGGGTGACCTCGACGACGACGGCTCGGACGTGGCGACCGTCGACGTGGCTTCCGGGGTCGAGCTGCTGCCGGCCGACGACTCCCACGACCACTCGGATCAGCACGAGCACGGGACGGACCACCACGACGAACACACCACTGACCACCACGACGAACACACCACTGACCACCACGACGAACACACCACTGACCACCACGACGAGGACCAGCACGAGCACGACCGCGGAACCGACCCGCACTTCTGGATGGATCCGCTCCGGCTCGGGGCCGCGATCGAAAACGTCCGCGACGCGCTGTCGAGGGTCGATCCGGACAACGCCGAGACGTACGCCGAGAACGCCGCCTCGTTCCGGGCCGACGTCGACGACCTCCACGGACGGCTCGAATCGACGGTCGCTGAGGCATCGAAAGGCGTCGTCCTCGTGGCCGGCCACAACGCCCTCCGGTACTTCGGCGAGCGGTACGGCGTCGAGATCGAGGCGCTGACGAACGTCTCTCCCGACGACCGTCCGACGCCCAGAGACATCGAGCGCGCGCAGACGGTCGTCGATCGACACGACTTGCGGTACGTCTGCGCGGACCCGTTAGAGTCCCAGCGGGCGGCCGAGCAGCTCGTCGCGGAGACCGACGCCGAGGCGGTGCTGCCGCTGACCTCGATGCCCGGGTTGACAGACGAGTGGGAGGCCGAGGAGTGGGGCTATCTCGACGTGATGCGCAACGTGAACCTCCCGACGTTGGAACGAGCGCTGGAGGCGTGA